In the Bacillus sp. HSf4 genome, GCAAATTGCTGGCCTGCGGGTGAGCAGAAAATTGCGATGACCACGGCCGAAGCCTTCTTGCGGGCGCTGCGGCAAGATGAGCATGAAAAAACAAGACTGAACGAATAGATGGGCGGTACGCCACACCGCCCGTCTGCTCCGCCCAATGTCAACAGGCGGTTCAGCCTCGTTAAATCAGCATGCACTTGGCGAAACGAAAAAAGCTCGTTCTTACGATTTTAAGTCTACCGCGTAAGAACGAGCCGTTTTTTAAAATTAAATTGTTAATTTCCTAAGAAAAAGTAAAGATAACCTTGAGATTTTCCTAAGAAACGATATTCATTTTCTTAGGAACCCCTTCTGGCAAGGCCGGAAGCTCTACCGTAAACGTCGTGTAGTGATCATTGCTTTCCGCGTAAATCTGCCCGCCATGCTGAACAATGATTTCTTTTGCAATCGCCAATCCAAGTCCCGCGCCGCCCGTATCGGAAGAACGGGCATCGTCCAGCCTGTAAAACTTTTCAAATATGGCAGCGAGATTTTCTTTTGGGATGCTTCCGGCGTTCTTGAAAACGATGGACACCACATCCCCGGAGAGGCCCGCCGTAATGTCAATGACGCTGTTGTCCTCGCTGTATGCAGCGGCATTTTTCAAAATGTTGTTAAAGACCCTCGCCAGCTTATCGGGGTCGCCGAATACGGTCAAATCCTCGGAAGCATGGATAACCGCTTGTTTTCCATTCGCGGCAAGCTGGGGGTAAAATTCATCGGTCATCTGCACCAGCATATAGTATAGGTCTATGTTCTTTTTCGTGAGCGTAATCGTTTGGAGGTTATACCGCGTAATCTCAAAAAACTCGTCGATTAGCTGTTCGAGGCGATACGCTTTGTCCAACGTGATATGCACATACTTTGCCTTTTGTTCTGCAGGCATGTCTGGCGCCTCGTCAAGCAGGCTCAGATAACCGATAACGGATGTCAGTGGCGTTTTAATATCGTGCGCCAAGTACATAACAACGTCATTTTTTCTTTGTTCGGCCAGCTTTGCATCCTGCTCTCGTTTTTCCAGAGTCCGTTTTAATGTGTTGAGCTTCTGTTCCATGAACTCCATTTCCGCAGAAAGTTCAATTTGTTTATCTTCGTTCTGAATCAGTATATCAATGCCGGTATTTATCTCGTCAAAGTATTTTGTAAATTTTGAAAGCATGATGCGGCATAGAATCAGAATACTAATGGCAATCGCCACATAAATAAAGATTTCTATATTATTCCGTATGGTATACTGATATATTATCATCGCGTCCTGACGTTCTAAGTAATAACTGTTTTCCAAAAAACGTACGATCCACTCCCCAAGTGTCCCCTTGATAAATAGACGCAAAAACAACACGAATACAACTGCTGCCATAACAATCACAACGATATAGAGGTAGAGTTTTCGTTTTAGTTTGGAATAATCGGTTTTTTTATTCCTATTTTTCAATTTTATAGCCAACCCCCCATACCGTTTTTATATACTTCGGATTATCAATGGTGTCGTTCATTTTTTCACGCAGATGCCGGATATGCACGGTAATGGTGTTGTTGCTCTTGCTGAAATATTCGTCGCCCCATATCTCATGAAATAATTGCTCGGAGCTAACCACATTCCCCTTGTTTTCACAGAGGATGCGCAGAATTGAAAACTCGGTGGGAGTGAGGGATAACGGCTTCTCGTTCAGAAAACACTCATGCGTGTTTATATTCATAACAAGGCCGGAGTGGACAATAACATTGTCGTTCTTCTCCGTTACTCCATTGTATTTTTTGTATCGGCGCAACTGTGCCTTAACCCGCGCAATTAACTCCAGCGGGCGAAAGGGCTTCGTTATATAATCGTCCGCGCCGATTGTTAGCCCTGTAATTTTATCTACCTCCGTATCTTTCGCGGTCAGCATGATAATTGGATAGGTGTACTTGTCCCTTATTTTTTGGCAGATAGTGAGACCGCTTGCGCCGGGAAGCATGATATCCAATATGGCAAGGTCAAACTCGGCCTTGTCTATACATTCCAACGCTTCTTTGGCGGTATAGTATTTGAAAATCGTATAATTCTCGTTTTTCAAGTATAGCTCAACCAAATCGGCAATTTCGCGTTCGTCGTCCACAACAAGTATTTTATCGCTCATAGTTATCAACCCTCCTTTGGATTTGCTTTTCTCAATCGGAGCCTTTTCCAAATAACGAGGCTATCATACCCACCTCTCCAAGTAAAGTGCAATCTTTATTTACGATGAATACGGTCAAAACCTCTATATAATGGCCCTTTAATGGAATAAGGAATGACTATTTTTCCCTTCCGGCAGCTTCGATGATTAAAGAAGGACATACATGGTACACGTTTGGGACGGGGATTGGAAAAGGGAGCCGCGTCATCAAGTCGAATGACGGAAAAGTTTGGAGTGTGTCGCCAAGTATATTTCCAACTCCGTTATCCTGATGGAAAAAATATGTGCCAAATCATGGCGGAGCGGTTGAAGCGCCGAGCATCACATATCAAAACGGATACTATTATTGATTCGTTTCGTTCGACAAATGCTGCCAAGGGGTCAACAGCACCTATAAAATTTTTACGGCCGTTCAAAAAAAGTGACGGGTCCATATTAACAGAAGCGGCAAGAAAATGACCGAAGGGGGAGGAACAATTCTCGATTCCGGAAATGACCGCTGGAAAGGACCGGGCGGCGAAGATGTGCTAAACGGCAACATCATCGCAAGACATAGCTATGACGCGCTTAACAATGGGGTGTCCAAGCTTTTGATCAATGATTTGTCCTGGGATTCCAAAGGCTGGCCGAGATATTAGGCCGCTTAGAAGAACCAAACAGAAGTTTTCTGTTTGGTTTTTTTGCGAATCTTTCTAATGGGAGTTGATACTTCCAGAAAAAACCGTTTTTCACCTCCAAAAAAGGATTAAATATATATTTATTTAATTTTAATGTTTTTCAGCAAAATAAGACATCATTTTCATTCTATTAATGCTATGATTTTTTCCATCCTATTGATAAATAGGAAAATAAAGAGAGGAAGTGTTGTTATATGTTGATAACAAAGTTCAAAAAAACAGTAGGTACGGGTCTCGTTGCAGCAGTCTGTTTCATGTCAGCATTGCCGGCAAGCGCCGCACCGGCAAATGTAAGCGATGCCAAATCGAACCATTATACGATCAAATCGTTCCATTACTTAACTGTAGACGGGAAAGATGTGGATTCCCAGGCCCAAGTCAACAGCAAATCCGGCAAAGACATCAAAGTAACGATGGTTCTGCCTCAACAGAATCAAAACGGCGATTTGTTGGCGTATGGATTTACGAGCAAGTTAACGTTGGAGGCATTTATCGAAAAAGACAAACAAAGACTTCAAAACGAAATCAAGCCGACGGCCAGCGGCCCTTGCTGCACCGATTTCTATGAGTATAAAAATAAAGGCGGACAGTATATTTATTGGAGAGACGGCTTTAAAAACCTGCCGTCCAGCTGGAATGACAGAATTTCCTCCTTAAGCACGGCGTCACCTTCTTCAAGCTATTCGACGACACTGTGGGAGCACACTTCAACTCAAGGGTATGGCAAAGGCGTCCTGTTTAGACATTCCGATTGGTATGGTAAAACGGCTAATATGGCTTCAGATTGGGATAACAAAGCTTCAGCAATCGACATCAAGTAACAGGCGTTTGCCATTGACCAAATGAAGGTGTTTTGACATCACGATTCTCCCATCGATTCAAGAAGGCATGGGAGAATCGTGATGTTTTGCAGCCCCCTTCTCTAACTTAATCCTGAATTTTCACTTGCACAACATCAGCGCCGGTTTTAGAATCAATTTTCGCATTCAATTCCGCCTTTTGATTCGAGCCGTCAATCCAGCTGTTTAAGCTTGTCCATGTGGCGCAGCCGCCAGGCGCGGCAATGAATTTTCTGTCTCCTACACGCTCTAAAGGCAGCTCGGGATCACTTTCATAAAGGCTGACCGTCATTGTATTTCCCGTTCTTATTTGAAAAACACAAATCCTGTAATAGCCTCCGTCTGATTGATAATCTCCGGTCATGTTTCCCTCATTTGAAATGGTCACCTTTTCATCCGCAAGTGTTTTCCAGCCAAACGACTGCACCTCAGCTGCTAAAGCTGAAGTGGTCGGAAACATGCTTAGAGCGATGATTCCTAAAACAATGGCTTTTCTTTTCATAAGCTTGTCTCCTCATTCATTTCTTCTCCCCCGCACATCACGGAGCAGCACATGATATTCTGAATCAAAGTATAGCAGACTTGAATAAGCATGATAAAGACATCGTTTGAACTAAGTTTTCACCTCTTCCGAAAGGATTCTTTATTATGGTATATGCGAAATCTTGTGCGGTACTTGCATGTTTTGGATGATGATGTGGCTTATAAAACGAATCCGCTTGTGTTCACCTTCAATGTCTCGTGAACTGTCAGGTTAAAAGTCAAAATCATTTCTTTAATTTTACGTCCTGTACATCAGCCCACCTTAATCAAATTGTCAGACATGCCTTTTACACCCGGGGCAACATTGAAAATGAAACGTTCCAGGTCCCTTTTAAAGAAACCCGGAACACCGTTGTTGAAAGCTACAGTTTCCCTTGGGACCCATATTCTTTTAGCGTTATGTTGACATGATAATGAATTGGCGTTTCAATAAATGTTTGATCCCAATTTTTCTTCAGCTTATCCCATAGGTAGGGATATTTGATCCTCACTTCGTTGCCAAAGCCGGCAAGGTCGGCTTTGTATTCCTTCTTCATTTTTTCCGTGATCTGTTCGACTTTATGTTTGACAGATTGTGCCGTAGTTTTTTCCACTTTTTTTAAAAAGGCTTGATTAAATGCGACTTCTTGGGTATTCCAGTTTTCGGCAAGGCGGCCTTCTGACTTAATATTGACTTGAAATGATAGGCGGCCTCTTTTGACAATTGGTTTGATTTCACTGTTGATAGATTCTACGGCAAATGCGGTCAGTTTTTTTGTTTGTGGATCTCGGCTTTTAACTGAACCGCCTATTCCCTTTCCTTTAATCCACATCAGTTGGCCTAAATCTTCTTCATCTAAAAAACCGAGCAGCTTGTTTGTTTTTCCACTGATCGCCACGGCCCCCGCGTATTTGATTTCACCGTTGGCGCCCACGACGTTTTGCAATAAATAACTGGTTCCCGCTCTCATCATCCCCGGCAATTTAGCTAAGGTAACAGGCGGCAGAATTTTTCTCGCCTCAAAGTCGTTTTCAACGATTTTGCGCAAACGAAACGCCGGCATTTCTCCTGTTTCTTTAAGCTCAAGCGTGTCTCTTGCTCTGCCTCTTGTGATGAGGACAAGCGTGCTCGGTCTGATTTCATTATCCCTGAGAGATTGATCAAGCAGTTCTTTCATTGAGTAGGTCTGAAGAAGACCAGCGGCGATGACAATCACTTTTAAGTGGGAGCTGAAGACCGGCCTGTCCCGTCTGAGCGCTACTTCAGCACCGATTTGCTGAAACGAATCCCCCGTTTCAACAATATTAATGTACGGCTTTTGGTCGCCGCTTCCCCCATCGGACTTGGCCCCGGCCGCCTGCTGATTGACATATTGGTAGGTTATGGTCAACCGGTCTTTCTTCGGATAGTCACCGCCCATTTTGTCAAACTTTTTTTCCAGGGCCGTTTCCTTCCCCTTATCCAAGCCTATGGCAAATGTGAGGCCGAGTTCCTCAATATCATGACTGCTCCAACACCCGGTGAGAAAGAGAAGCATCGTCATGAATAGAAAACTGTTCTTAATCGATGTTGATATGATGTTTCCTCCTCCTTCCGGCCTGAAATGAAAAGGAGTATCCATGTTTATGATTTGCATTTGGTGATTTCATTAGTCACAAAAAAATGTTCTTTTGAATCAGCGTTTTGAATTGGTTGTTACACCATTTTTCATTATTTGAATCAATCAACTATACGGATTTAATGATATGGCATAGGATGAACTATGTCTCTTCAGGGAGGTGAACGATATGGGTGGTGGTTATGGATTCGGATCAGGATTTGCTTTACTCGTTGTTCTATTCATTCTCTTAATCATTGTTGGAGCCGGCAGCTTCGGCGGCGGCTTTTATTAAAGACCTTTTTCCTGTGAGAAGTGCGGGAGGATCCTTGTTACAGGCGGATTACCCCTGCACTCTTTTTAAACCACTAGTTTAAAAAACTTATGACAGTTTCCTCCAAGAGATGGATTGACACTCCTCCCCATGTTATTGTTTGTAGGGCTCTTTTTTAAAAAGAGCCTTTTTTGACATGGAAACATATCGGGTAAAACCATTTCGGATGATCTAGAAAAAAGAGACAACAATATGTTTTCATGAATTCTACATATCATTTTTTGGAATAAATCCTGGACTTTCACTTGAAATTTTTTCAGAGCGTCCTCTACTTCGAAATGATTCCTCAAAGGTTTATCGAAACCACAAAATGATGTTCATTCAAACTTCTCCCTCGAACGGCAAGTTTCACAACTTCTTTAACAGCTCCTTCTTCTGATTTTCATTTTAGTATGATAGGCAACAGCGGAGGCACGGCTCATAACAGGTGGCATACGCTGATACTGACTAACTCTTTAGGAGGTATAGAAAAAATGCCACACAAAATGTCAAGCGAGCTCAAGCATCATTTAATGAAAGCGAATCTGTACGGTTTGCTCGCAAAAAGGTATGAGTATGTCGATCCAGCCAAACACATGCATTTTTATCAGAAGCATTTTAAACATGTGAAACGTGTCGAAGCGCTTTACATGGGGATGCACGACAATGACATGAGTCACCATGATGTGAATTTGAATATGCCTAGCCACATGAATATGCCGAATCATATGAACATGAACATGCCAAGTCACATGAACATGCCAAGTCATGCGGATCCGAACAGCCATATAAACAACTGGCCTTGATCAAAAAAAGGGCCCTTCTTGGCAGCAGTCGCTTTCTTTTTACAATACCTATCGTTCTTAGGAGGCTGTTTTATGATATTACCGGCAGTTGACCTTGGGCTGATGGCGGAACATTTGTCGACACATAAAGGCATGCTCCACAAATTAAAGGGCTACTATTCTCGAGCGACAAACGCCGAGCTTAAAGAAATCATCGGTCTGCAAATCAATGTCATGCGAATGCATGTCAAAGTCATGCTGCAGCTGATCAACCCTTACAATCAAAATTCGCCTGAGGTTACCCCTTTACATGCTTTATCTGATGATCCTTTCAGAAAAAAAACGGGAGAACCGGCAACAGCCCATGATCATGCGATCGCTTTGGAAGCGCGGGCATCGGCCAAAAACATGGCGGGCGACAATTTCTTTTCGGCGCTGCTGATGAAAGACAATCATGTCCGGAATGCACACATTCAAATGGCGCTTCAACAAGCTTCCTTACAGGAAATGTACAGCCGATTGATCAAGAGGATGGGCTTAGGATATACACCGCATGCTTCCATCAACGCGCAAATCGGCACTTATCAGCACTTTGAGCAACTTTTTTAGCTTGCAGTCTAAAAAACCGTTCTCGTCTTCAAATGAGTACGGTTTTTCGTTTTGGTTATCCAACCATTTTTGCAAAAGAAAGCCATCATCTATACCAAATCTCGTTTGTTGATCATAGGATATACTATGTCTCTACAGGGAGGTGAACGAAATGAGCGGAGGCTACGGATACGGAGCAGGGTTTGCTTTAATTGTCGTGCTGTTCATTCTTTTGATTATCGTCGGTGCGTCCTGGTTTGGCGGCGGATATGGCGGGTATTAATCAGTTTGCTCGAAAGCCTGCTTGAGAAGTGCAGGAAGATGCGGCTTTCATCTCTGCACTCTCAAACAATCGTCAGAAAAACAATTGAAGAGAAGACATATGACAGTCCCTCCATCATATGTTCTGATTGATTTTACCATCCTCCCTCCCCATGTTTGTTGATAGCGTAAAAAGGCCTCGAAATCGAGGCCTTTTCTATTGATAACGAATCCCCGAATCTGAGCCGGGTTCAACGAAAAACTAAAAAATCTAGCTTTCCATCCCTTTTTGCACGGGTAATCTTTTTTCTTTTCTTGACCAGATGACGGCCGGGATCAGCAAAAGGGATAAAAATCCGCCGGCCAAGGACAGTCCTGCATAGCTGGAATTGGCGACAACCATTCCAGATAGCGCACCGCCTGAAGCGCCTGCCAGTGCTACAAATACATCCAATGAACCTTGAATCTTAGCGCGTGTTGAAGGTTCGGCCGAATCGACAATCTGTGCGGTTCCGCTAATAAGGCCAAAATTCCAGCCCAATCCAAGTAAAGAAAGAGCTGTGACTAATAGAATCATAGAATCATCCGCCAGCGCCGCAGTTATTCCCGCCATTAGCAATGTCAGGCCGGAAGTAATACTCATCGCCGTTCGGCCGATTTTATCAACGAGAATACCGGTGAAAAGCGAAGGGAGATACATGGCCCCAATGTGAAAACCAATGACAACACCTACCTCCCTTAAGCTGTGTCCATGATGCTGCATATGGACCGGCGTCATCGTCATGATAGCCACCATCACCATTTGTGTCAAAATCATCACTGTCGCACCGATCGCAATTCCTTTTCTGTTGACAGGCTGACCGGCTGACTCAGCATCCGTTTGATTCTCCTTTTCCAAAAGGCTTGCAATCTTCAGCGGGTCAGGACGCAGCATCATAAAAAGAATCAGTCCTGCTAAGATAAAGGCTGCCGCTGCTAAAATAAACGGCCCCGCAAGTTGCGGCACGCCGATCGAAAGAGCAAATCGCCCCATGATATCGACCAAATTGGGACCGGAAACCGCCCCGAACGTCGTCATCACCATCGTCACGCTGACGGCAGTCGCACGCTGTTTTCGATTGGCCAAGTCGGTCCCGGCATAGCGGGCTTGTAAATTCGCAGCTGTACCTGCGCCATAAATCAAGAGTGAAGCAAATAATAGAAAAACACTGTTTATCATTGCGGAAAGCACAACACCAACAGCACCGATTCCGCCTGTTATAAAACCAGCTGCAAGTCCGGTGCGCCGTCCATACCGCTGTGACAGCCTCCCTACAATAAAAGCCGCTCCCGCCGACCCGAGCGTCAATAACGCGGACGGCACCCCTGCGTAAGCATCAGTCCCCAGCATCTGTTGAGCCATAAGGGCGCCTACCGTAATTCCGGCTGCCAGGCCGGCACCCCCGAAAATTTGTGAAATACTCACAATTATTAAGACCCGTCGATATAATGCTTTTCGTTTTTCTGGA is a window encoding:
- the vanS gene encoding vancomycin resistance histidine kinase VanS — translated: MAIKLKNRNKKTDYSKLKRKLYLYIVVIVMAAVVFVLFLRLFIKGTLGEWIVRFLENSYYLERQDAMIIYQYTIRNNIEIFIYVAIAISILILCRIMLSKFTKYFDEINTGIDILIQNEDKQIELSAEMEFMEQKLNTLKRTLEKREQDAKLAEQRKNDVVMYLAHDIKTPLTSVIGYLSLLDEAPDMPAEQKAKYVHITLDKAYRLEQLIDEFFEITRYNLQTITLTKKNIDLYYMLVQMTDEFYPQLAANGKQAVIHASEDLTVFGDPDKLARVFNNILKNAAAYSEDNSVIDITAGLSGDVVSIVFKNAGSIPKENLAAIFEKFYRLDDARSSDTGGAGLGLAIAKEIIVQHGGQIYAESNDHYTTFTVELPALPEGVPKKMNIVS
- the vanR-A gene encoding vancomycin resistance response regulator transcription factor VanR-A gives rise to the protein MSDKILVVDDEREIADLVELYLKNENYTIFKYYTAKEALECIDKAEFDLAILDIMLPGASGLTICQKIRDKYTYPIIMLTAKDTEVDKITGLTIGADDYITKPFRPLELIARVKAQLRRYKKYNGVTEKNDNVIVHSGLVMNINTHECFLNEKPLSLTPTEFSILRILCENKGNVVSSEQLFHEIWGDEYFSKSNNTITVHIRHLREKMNDTIDNPKYIKTVWGVGYKIEK
- a CDS encoding Ger(x)C family spore germination protein; the encoded protein is MKNSFLFMTMLLFLTGCWSSHDIEELGLTFAIGLDKGKETALEKKFDKMGGDYPKKDRLTITYQYVNQQAAGAKSDGGSGDQKPYINIVETGDSFQQIGAEVALRRDRPVFSSHLKVIVIAAGLLQTYSMKELLDQSLRDNEIRPSTLVLITRGRARDTLELKETGEMPAFRLRKIVENDFEARKILPPVTLAKLPGMMRAGTSYLLQNVVGANGEIKYAGAVAISGKTNKLLGFLDEEDLGQLMWIKGKGIGGSVKSRDPQTKKLTAFAVESINSEIKPIVKRGRLSFQVNIKSEGRLAENWNTQEVAFNQAFLKKVEKTTAQSVKHKVEQITEKMKKEYKADLAGFGNEVRIKYPYLWDKLKKNWDQTFIETPIHYHVNITLKEYGSQGKL
- a CDS encoding YjcZ family sporulation protein, with product MGGGYGFGSGFALLVVLFILLIIVGAGSFGGGFY
- a CDS encoding YjcZ family sporulation protein, whose product is MSGGYGYGAGFALIVVLFILLIIVGASWFGGGYGGY
- a CDS encoding MFS transporter, with the translated sequence MTDYSDESTRSDIHSPEKRKALYRRVLIIVSISQIFGGAGLAAGITVGALMAQQMLGTDAYAGVPSALLTLGSAGAAFIVGRLSQRYGRRTGLAAGFITGGIGAVGVVLSAMINSVFLLFASLLIYGAGTAANLQARYAGTDLANRKQRATAVSVTMVMTTFGAVSGPNLVDIMGRFALSIGVPQLAGPFILAAAAFILAGLILFMMLRPDPLKIASLLEKENQTDAESAGQPVNRKGIAIGATVMILTQMVMVAIMTMTPVHMQHHGHSLREVGVVIGFHIGAMYLPSLFTGILVDKIGRTAMSITSGLTLLMAGITAALADDSMILLVTALSLLGLGWNFGLISGTAQIVDSAEPSTRAKIQGSLDVFVALAGASGGALSGMVVANSSYAGLSLAGGFLSLLLIPAVIWSRKEKRLPVQKGMES